In Oncorhynchus keta strain PuntledgeMale-10-30-2019 chromosome 19, Oket_V2, whole genome shotgun sequence, a single genomic region encodes these proteins:
- the gtf2h4 gene encoding general transcription factor IIH subunit 4 isoform X2, translating into MKLRVQLQCKNLHEYLKELSPEILDRLYNHPATCLAVYRELPPLAKNYVMRMLFLDQPLPQAAVALWVKKDSEKDHDQCVAVLSGLRLWHSQQLQGGLQGNILNPVFKDNLRIALLGGGKSWADQGDSLGPDRHARDVESLDKYALERWEVVLHFMVGCPSAAVSQDLSQLLIQAGLMRTEAGDAPCITSAGFQFLLLDTASQLWYFTLQYLNTAQTRGMDLVEILSFLFQLSFSTLGRDYSVEGMSESLLTFLQHLREFGLVFQRKRKSRRYYPTRLAITLSAGVSANSSSTAMGATPGTGDSGFIVVETNYRLYAYTNSELQIALVALFSECLYRFPNVVVAQVTRESVQQAIANGITAQQVDTPHNR; encoded by the exons ATGAAGCTGCGCGTTCAGTTACAATGCAAGAACCTCCATGAGTATCTGAAAGAGTTGAGCCCAGAGATCTTAGACCGCTTGTACAATCATCCGGCCACATGTCTGGCTGTCTACAG AGAGCTCCCCCCATTGGCCAAGAATTATGTAATGCGAATGCTGTTTCTAGACCAACCCCTTCCTCAGGCCGCGGTGGCGCTTTGGGtgaaaaaagacagtgaaaa GGACCATGATCAGTGTGTCGCTGTGCTGTCTGGTCTCAGACTATGGCACAGCCAGCAGCTGCAGGGAGGCCTGCAGGGAAACATTCTGAACCCCGTATTCAAAGACAACCTGAGAATAGCATTATTAGGAGG ggGTAAGTCGTGGGCAGACCAGGGTGACAGTCTTGGTCCTGACAGACATGCCCGTGACGTGGAGAGTCTGGATAAGTATGCTTTGGAGCGCTGGGAGGTGGTTCTCCACTTCATGGTGGGCTGTCCCAGTGCtgcagtcagccaggacctgtcCCAGCTCCTCATTCAGGCTGGCCTCATGAGAAC tGAGGCTGGAGATGCTCCCTGTATCACCTCAGCTGGTTTCCAGTTCCTCCTCCTGGACACAGCCTCTCAGCTCTGGTACTTCACCCTACAGTACCTCAACACGGCACAG ACTCGTGGAATGGACTTGGTGGAGATTCTGTCCTTCTTGTTCCAGCTCAGTTTCTCGACTCTAGGCAGG GACTACTCAGTGGAGGGGATGAGTGAATCTCTGCTCACCTTCCTACAGCACCTGAGGGAGTTCGGCCTCGTCTTCCAGAGGAAG AGGAAGTCTAGAAGGTACTACCCCACCAGGCTGGCCATCACTCTGTCTGCTGGCGTCTCCGCCAACTCTTCCTCCACCGCTATGGGCGCTACCCCAGGGACTGGAGATTCAGGTTTCATCGTCGTGGAAACCAACTATCGGCTCTATGCTTATACCA acTCTGAGCTGCAGATCGCTTTGGTGGCTCTGTTTAGTGAGTGTCTCTATCGCTTCCCTAACGTGGTGGTAGCCCAGGTTACCAGGGAGTCAGTACAGCAAGCCATCGCTAACGGCATCACCGCACAACAGGTAGAcactcctcacaacag gtag
- the gtf2h4 gene encoding general transcription factor IIH subunit 4 isoform X1, with protein sequence MKLRVQLQCKNLHEYLKELSPEILDRLYNHPATCLAVYRELPPLAKNYVMRMLFLDQPLPQAAVALWVKKDSEKDHDQCVAVLSGLRLWHSQQLQGGLQGNILNPVFKDNLRIALLGGGKSWADQGDSLGPDRHARDVESLDKYALERWEVVLHFMVGCPSAAVSQDLSQLLIQAGLMRTEAGDAPCITSAGFQFLLLDTASQLWYFTLQYLNTAQTRGMDLVEILSFLFQLSFSTLGRDYSVEGMSESLLTFLQHLREFGLVFQRKRKSRRYYPTRLAITLSAGVSANSSSTAMGATPGTGDSGFIVVETNYRLYAYTNSELQIALVALFSECLYRFPNVVVAQVTRESVQQAIANGITAQQVDTPHNR encoded by the exons ATGAAGCTGCGCGTTCAGTTACAATGCAAGAACCTCCATGAGTATCTGAAAGAGTTGAGCCCAGAGATCTTAGACCGCTTGTACAATCATCCGGCCACATGTCTGGCTGTCTACAG AGAGCTCCCCCCATTGGCCAAGAATTATGTAATGCGAATGCTGTTTCTAGACCAACCCCTTCCTCAGGCCGCGGTGGCGCTTTGGGtgaaaaaagacagtgaaaa GGACCATGATCAGTGTGTCGCTGTGCTGTCTGGTCTCAGACTATGGCACAGCCAGCAGCTGCAGGGAGGCCTGCAGGGAAACATTCTGAACCCCGTATTCAAAGACAACCTGAGAATAGCATTATTAGGAGG ggGTAAGTCGTGGGCAGACCAGGGTGACAGTCTTGGTCCTGACAGACATGCCCGTGACGTGGAGAGTCTGGATAAGTATGCTTTGGAGCGCTGGGAGGTGGTTCTCCACTTCATGGTGGGCTGTCCCAGTGCtgcagtcagccaggacctgtcCCAGCTCCTCATTCAGGCTGGCCTCATGAGAAC tGAGGCTGGAGATGCTCCCTGTATCACCTCAGCTGGTTTCCAGTTCCTCCTCCTGGACACAGCCTCTCAGCTCTGGTACTTCACCCTACAGTACCTCAACACGGCACAG ACTCGTGGAATGGACTTGGTGGAGATTCTGTCCTTCTTGTTCCAGCTCAGTTTCTCGACTCTAGGCAGG GACTACTCAGTGGAGGGGATGAGTGAATCTCTGCTCACCTTCCTACAGCACCTGAGGGAGTTCGGCCTCGTCTTCCAGAGGAAG AGGAAGTCTAGAAGGTACTACCCCACCAGGCTGGCCATCACTCTGTCTGCTGGCGTCTCCGCCAACTCTTCCTCCACCGCTATGGGCGCTACCCCAGGGACTGGAGATTCAGGTTTCATCGTCGTGGAAACCAACTATCGGCTCTATGCTTATACCA acTCTGAGCTGCAGATCGCTTTGGTGGCTCTGTTTAGTGAGTGTCTCTATCGCTTCCCTAACGTGGTGGTAGCCCAGGTTACCAGGGAGTCAGTACAGCAAGCCATCGCTAACGGCATCACCGCACAACAGGTAGAcactcctcacaacaggtag